A single Leptospira barantonii DNA region contains:
- a CDS encoding peroxiredoxin produces the protein MPQVTSLAPDFKAEAVLGKEIKEIKLSDYKGKWVVLFFYPLDFTFVCPTEIIEYDNQLAEFKKLGAEVLGVSVDSAFTHLAWKNTPKKEGGIGDIKYPLIADLTKSISRDYNVLTDGGVALRGTFIIDPAGVIRQATINDLPVGRNIDEAIRLIKAFQFVEKHGEVCPANWDEGKKTMVADPQKSKDYFSAVN, from the coding sequence ATGCCTCAGGTTACATCCCTAGCGCCGGACTTTAAAGCAGAAGCTGTTCTTGGAAAAGAAATTAAGGAAATTAAACTTTCCGACTACAAAGGAAAATGGGTGGTTCTATTCTTTTACCCCCTCGACTTTACCTTTGTTTGCCCGACTGAGATCATCGAATACGACAATCAACTTGCAGAATTCAAAAAACTCGGAGCGGAAGTTCTCGGAGTTTCCGTGGATTCAGCTTTCACTCACTTAGCTTGGAAAAACACACCTAAAAAAGAAGGTGGAATCGGCGATATCAAGTATCCATTGATCGCGGATCTTACGAAATCCATCTCCAGAGATTACAACGTTTTAACCGACGGTGGAGTCGCTCTGAGAGGAACTTTCATCATCGACCCGGCAGGTGTGATCCGTCAAGCGACCATCAACGATCTTCCTGTGGGACGTAATATCGACGAAGCGATTCGTTTGATCAAGGCGTTCCAATTCGTTGAAAAACACGGCGAAGTTTGCCCTGCGAACTGGGATGAAGGAAAGAAAACAATGGTCGCGGATCCTCAAAAATCCAAAGACTATTTCTCTGCAGTGAACTAA